Genomic DNA from Filimonas effusa:
AGATAAACAATTGCTTAATAAGAAGGTATAGTATTTGATCTTTTATTTATGATTTTGTTTTCGTAGCTGCCCGGTATGCCCTTTTTTTAGGGGGCCATACAACAAAAGCGATAAAAATGTTATCTTTGGTAGCATACGTAACACACAAAGTAAAATTGTTTATTTCAATTGTTCAAAATGAAGAAGATACTCTTAGCCATTGTATTTATCAGTTTTGTTGCTGCAGCGCTGAGTTCCTGCTCTGGCTCCCGCAGAGGAATGGGTTGTCCCAGTCATAACTCAAAGTATTTCCGTTCCTAGGCTTTGAATGTATTGATGATCCGTTACGTCCATTTTATTTAGAGGTAAAGAAAAGAAGAGAGCGTTTTTATGAATTGGATATCCCTGACTTCAAAGGCACAGGTAGACACACTTAAGGAGAAATCATTTCAGATTCCCCAGGTAATATTTAAACATAGTACACGCTGCAGTATCAGCAGCATGGTCCTGAATCGTCTGGAACGCAGCGGCGTACCGGACAATGGTGATTTTTATTACCTCGACCTGATCGCACACCGCGACATCTCAAACCAACTGGCCGAAGATTTCAGGGTTCACCACGAATCCCCCCAGGTATTGGTGATCAGGAACGGAGTATGCACCTATAACGAAAGCCACATGGCCATCACCATGAATGACATATCAGAACAGGTAGCCTGATAAAAGGCCACCACCCTTCCCCTCAACCATTCACCACCTGCCATCGTCATTTTTTCTATCTTTGCAGGATATTTTTATTTACTGCGCCTCGCATTCAGAGGCATAAAGGTTTGATTATGAGCCGTAAAGGAAAGGTTTTAGTAGCAATGAGCGGCGGTATAGACAGTACCGTTACAGCCCTCATGTTACACCATGAGGGGTATGAGGTGATCGGCATCACCATGAAAACATGGGATTATGCCACAAGTGGCGGAGGTCATAAAGAGACCGGCTGCTGTAATATCGATAGTTTTAACGACGCGCGACAGGCAGCTGTCCAGCATGGCTTTGCGCATTTCATCCTCGATATAAGGGAAGAGTTCGGCGACTTTGTAGTAGAAAACTTCGTAGAAGAATACCTCGCAGGACGCACACCCAATCCTTGTGTCATGTGCAACACCCATATAAAATGGCGTGCACTCTTAAAGCGGGCAAACGCACTCGGATGCGATTTTATCGCTACCGGCCACTACGCCAATGTCTACCAGCATGAAAACGGCAGGTATGTTATCAGCAAAGGGCTCGATGAACTCAAAGACCAGAGCTATGTATTGTGGGGCCTCGACCAGGAACTCCTGAGCCGCACCATTATGCCCCTGGGAAAATACCGCAAATCCGAGATCCGCCAGATGGCGCTCGACTACGGCTACCCCGAACTGGCTAAAAAAAGCGAAAGCTACGAGATCTGCTTCGTACCCGATAACGACTACCGCGGATTCCTGAAACGCCGGGTAGATGGATTGGAAGATAAAGTCTCCGGCGGATGGTTCATCGACAAAACCGGTAAACGCCTCGGACAACATAAAGGTTACCCCTTCTACACCATCGGCCAGCGCAAAGGCCTCGATATAGCCCTGGGTCGCCCCGTATATGTTACCGGTATCGACCCGGAAAACAATACAGTCGTACTCGGCGATGAAGCCGATCTGGAAAGAAGCGAAATGCTCGTAGGCCGCATCAACTGGATAAAGTACGACGGCATCACCGATGGCATGGAAGCAATCACCAAGATCCGCTACAAGGATAAAGGCGCCTTAAGCAACTTATACACCAGCGACAACGGACTTCGCATTCGCTTCTATGAAAATGTAAAGAGTATCGCTCCCGGTCAAAGCGCTGTATTCTATGAAGGCGATGAAGTAATTGGCGGCGGTATCATACAAGGTGGCAAATCACCTTTTATGCTTTAATACACCCCGTAACTTTACATAGTCCGAAGGTCGCGTACCTGGTTTTTTATAAAAAGTGTTACTAAACGTAGGCACACTGTTATAACCCACTTTAAAAGCGGTTTCATTAACAGTGTGCCTTTCTTCTAATAGCAGCTCCAAAGCCCGCAGCATACGCAACATAAAGCTGTCTTTTTGCGCCTTCTCAATGTATGTGCGCAAACACTCCTATTCCACTATCGTCGCAATCTTCGCACCCAATAAATGCAAGTCCTCCCCGCGGCTGATCTCGGTAGAGACCTCTCCCAACCACCCGTTTTCCTTGTCTATCCCGTTATACACTTTCACAAAATCGATACCAGGCAAATTTACCTTATTGCCATTTTTGTCAATAGCCCAGTCAATATCTATCCCCGAATTATCATGCGCATTGGGATAGTTATCTACATAACCATACCTGAATGCATACAATACATAGTAGCTCCCCTGCCCGCTTTCATCTATAGAGTTGTTGGCAAGACGGATGCCTTTGTAAGTGATCTTATCATCTTTCATCCAGCCAGGATAATAGCTCTGCGTATGAAACGTATTTTTAATCTTATAACCCTGTTGACTTTGGTTATCAGCCCAGGCAATATAATTGGC
This window encodes:
- the ytxJ gene encoding bacillithiol system redox-active protein YtxJ — encoded protein: MNWISLTSKAQVDTLKEKSFQIPQVIFKHSTRCSISSMVLNRLERSGVPDNGDFYYLDLIAHRDISNQLAEDFRVHHESPQVLVIRNGVCTYNESHMAITMNDISEQVA
- the mnmA gene encoding tRNA 2-thiouridine(34) synthase MnmA encodes the protein MSRKGKVLVAMSGGIDSTVTALMLHHEGYEVIGITMKTWDYATSGGGHKETGCCNIDSFNDARQAAVQHGFAHFILDIREEFGDFVVENFVEEYLAGRTPNPCVMCNTHIKWRALLKRANALGCDFIATGHYANVYQHENGRYVISKGLDELKDQSYVLWGLDQELLSRTIMPLGKYRKSEIRQMALDYGYPELAKKSESYEICFVPDNDYRGFLKRRVDGLEDKVSGGWFIDKTGKRLGQHKGYPFYTIGQRKGLDIALGRPVYVTGIDPENNTVVLGDEADLERSEMLVGRINWIKYDGITDGMEAITKIRYKDKGALSNLYTSDNGLRIRFYENVKSIAPGQSAVFYEGDEVIGGGIIQGGKSPFML
- a CDS encoding helix-turn-helix domain-containing protein, whose protein sequence is MLRMLRALELLLEERHTVNETAFKVGYNSVPTFSNTFYKKPGTRPSDYVKLRGVLKHKR